The Silene latifolia isolate original U9 population chromosome Y, ASM4854445v1, whole genome shotgun sequence sequence CCTAATGTCGTTGATTAATTTCATGTTTAAATTACCTATTGTAATGTTTTCAATATAGTTCAAGTCTTGCTATATTTTTTTTGTATTAGTGAGGTAATTGCTGCCAAGTAATTGGTAATTGCTACAATATAATTACAGGCGAAATGTCATCAAGTGAAAGTAAGACGGTCACTGTAGGTGTTGGCAATTGCGATTGTAGGGTTGAGAATTCACACAATTATTGCAAGTCAGATTACAAACACAACTATGAAAGAGTACTAGCATTGTATTACTAGCCAAAATAGTGCAATTTTTTTCAAAGTACTACCTGTTTTAATAGAAACACACATAATCCATGCTAGCTAATATTGTCAACTACATTACTCAAACTACATGACTCCAACACAGTAGCAATATTGTGGAAACTATATTAATCTAAGGGTGGTTGACTTCCACTTTGACTAAGAACAACACTTGGGTCATTTGTCGTCTTTGCTCTTCTCTGTCCAGCCTTTGCCCTTGCTGCCTTCACCCATTGAGAATTGATTGGAGGTCTTCCATCTTTGTTTGTTTCCTTGGGAGCTGAAGGAGGGTTCTTACAACCTTTTATGTTATGTCCAAGTGTTCCACAACGACTGCACTTGTTGGACCGTTTAGCCCTCTTTACTTGTGTACTTTCATCAGCCtcttttcttctcttcttctttgagGGCCTCCCAGGCATCCTCCTAAATACGGGTGGTATTGGATGTTCTTGAGCAGCTTTCTCCCAGTGGCTAACTCCAGGCATAGGATGAATTGCAGGTGTATATGCTAACAAATACTTTGCTTTTGAGTAGGCCTCATCAACATAATCTTCAGGGACGTGTCTTTGTTTAAGGATGCAGGCCATGGCATGAATGCAAGGAATTCCACTCAACTCCCAATGATAACAAGTACACTTTTGCTCAACTAAATTAACAGTGAATGTTCCTCCTTTGTAGTCAACTTCACAGTTTGTTGTGATGGATGACAAGACTTTACAATGCCTTGATTCATTGATTACTCTTTTGATGCACTTGTCAATGTATGGCATAAATGGTTTATCATGCTTATCAGCCCCTTCCCTTTTCTCAAAATTCCTTTTCATGACGTATCTTCTCATCCATTCCATATGGGTCAAAATAGGCTTGTCTCTTGCATCCTTCAACACAGCATTAAATGTCTCACATAGATTGTTGAGAATCATGCTACTCTTACAATTAGTTGAGAAAGCATGCCTACTCCAATGCTTCGGAGGAATCCCCTTAACATACCGATATGCAGGTTCAGACATACATCTTATCTCTTCAAGTGCTACTTCAAATTCAGCCTGACATTTCACAAAAGTCGGGTTTTATCTTTTGCCCAACCttatgaatgaataaaaaattatGCAAGCAGCCTTACTTTGAAAGATTTAACATTCATGCTTACCTTAGTAGTAGCCCAAGCAGCGTGCCAAAAACTGTCTTTGAAAGCTTGACCACTAAATTGTAGTTTGAAGTTGGCCCATATATGCCTCACACAGAACCTGATTTCAGCTTTAGGGGCCACTAGTCCCATTGCATCAAGAAGGCCCTGCCAGTTAAACAGGATGAAAATTATTAAAATCttattataaaattttaaaacattgaaagGAAAGAATTTAAATTGTAAAGAGTATACCTTTTGTCTATCAGACATGAATGTCAAGCCATCACCTTCATCCATCCCCATGTCCTTAACTAGTAAATCAAGGAACCACTCCCAAGCCTGAGCATTCTCCACCTCAACAACACCCCAAGCCACTGGAAATATGTTATTATTTCCATCCATAGCCACTGCCACCAAACACATTCCAGGatacacccctttcaagtgacaacCATCCACCCCAATAAGAGGCCTACATCCTTGGAGAAAACCTTCTTTACAGGCAGCCAAACATATGTACATTCTTTGAAATATAGGAGGTGGCCTTTCAACCCTTTCAACCATCACAAATGAAGAAGATCCTGGGTTGTACTTCCTAATGGTGTCTGCATAATCCCATACTCTGCTGTACTGCTCATCCGAGTTACCATAAATGATCATTTTAGCCCTAGCTCTGGCTAGCCAACACTTATGATAACCAACATCAATACCTAAGTCCAACATTATCCTAGACTTAGTTCCGTGCAACGTCCAATGTGGGTCTGACCTCCACACTTCTAAATACTTTTCAGCCAAGTACTCTGATGTAAGCATCCTATTATGTGTTGTGTAGGCACAAACATGCTCTAAACTCAATGTCTTAATCTGAAAAGTCAAGTTATCACCATTCATCTTAGTGGCATAAACCCTATACAAACATTTTCTCTTCGCAGTACAAGTACACTTAGGCAACCTTCCCCTCTTCGTGTCCCAAGGACAGTCACATCTGTGCCTACAGTAAATAGTGACTCTTGTACTATCATTATGATAAAAGTAAGGTTCATAGCCATTCTCAATGGCATGTTGCCTAACTGCCTTTCTAAAGTCATACACAGATGGAAATTTGAGGCCTTTCCTTAGCACTATGGGTGTCATAAAGTCTACCTTAGGATTAAATGTGTCATAAGGGTCTGACTCTTGATCTGAACCACCAACACTTTTGTCCTCATCAGAAACTAACTCATTGTCCTCCCCAACCTCAACATTCAAATCATCTACATTTAACAACTTGCTTTTACGTGCCTCCATTGATTTTGAACATGCCTGATTCAAGTTGTTATTCACTGCATCTATAAGAGTGTCATCAATAATGTCAGTGAACAACTCTTCCTCTTCCACTAAATCACCATCAACTTCATTGTTACCAATGTCGATGTCACTAAACTCACTATCTTCAGTGCAATAGCCATCATCCCTATTTGATTCCTCATCATACTCCTCATCCCTTACATCCACAGGTTCTTTCCGCTTTTGTCTATTACTCTTATTGTTATGAATATTACTTGTCTCAACAATATTTATCTCAAATTCTCTCTCAAGTACTGCACTAAGTTTTCTTCTTGTTGGCAGCTTCTCTACCCTTCTGAC is a genomic window containing:
- the LOC141633241 gene encoding uncharacterized protein LOC141633241, producing the protein MSGEPFTVDVSYYHGGKFETTTTGKIDYVGGKVSLKYGFWSDKFCYSDVFETGMSLMKGKSFITYFKLKGKTIENGLQRLQHQREMDDLLNSRDRDNKLDLYFVEAVRRVEKLPTRRKLSAVLEREFEINIVETSNIHNNKSNRQKRKEPVDVRDEEYDEESNRDDGYCTEDSEFSDIDIGNNEVDGDLVEEEELFTDIIDDTLIDAVNNNLNQACSKSMEARKSKLLNVDDLNVEVGEDNELVSDEDKSVGGSDQESDPYDTFNPKVDFMTPIVLRKGLKFPSVYDFRKAVRQHAIENGYEPYFYHNDSTRVTIYCRHRCDCPWDTKRGRLPKCTCTAKRKCLYRVYATKMNGDNLTFQIKTLSLEHVCAYTTHNRMLTSEYLAEKYLEVWRSDPHWTLHGTKSRIMLDLGIDVGYHKCWLARARAKMIIYGNSDEQYSRVWDYADTIRKYNPGSSSFVMVERVERPPPIFQRMYICLAACKEGFLQGCRPLIGVDGCHLKGVYPGMCLVAVAMDGNNNIFPVAWGVVEVENAQAWEWFLDLLVKDMGMDEGDGLTFMSDRQKGLLDAMGLVAPKAEIRFCVRHIWANFKLQFSGQAFKDSFWHAAWATTKAEFEVALEEIRCMSEPAYRYVKGIPPKHWSRHAFSTNCKSSMILNNLCETFNAVLKDARDKPILTHMEWMRRYVMKRNFEKREGADKHDKPFMPYIDKCIKRVINESRHCKVLSSITTNCEVDYKGGTFTVNLVEQKCTCYHWELSGIPCIHAMACILKQRHVPEDYVDEAYSKAKYLLAYTPAIHPMPGVSHWEKAAQEHPIPPVFRRMPGRPSKKKRRKEADESTQVKRAKRSNKCSRCGTLGHNIKGCKNPPSAPKETNKDGRPPINSQWVKAARAKAGQRRAKTTNDPSVVLSQSGSQPPLD